In a genomic window of Nostoc sp. UHCC 0870:
- the leuD gene encoding 3-isopropylmalate dehydratase small subunit, with the protein MVSEVKQVSGRGIPLVGNDIDTDRIIPARFLKAVTFDGLREGAFIDDRTALNGEHPFDQPQYQGANILIVNRNFGCGSSREHAPQAISKWGIQALIGESFAEIFFGNCVAIGIPCLTVDEVTVKQLQELVAANPQASVTVNLETLQVQVGDFTAPVTLDEGTRSTFVSGAWDACGQLVANTEQIRATAAKLPYVGWGRLAAS; encoded by the coding sequence ATGGTAAGTGAAGTTAAACAAGTTTCTGGACGTGGCATACCTTTAGTGGGTAATGATATCGATACAGACCGGATCATTCCCGCGAGATTTTTGAAAGCTGTCACCTTTGATGGATTGCGTGAAGGGGCGTTTATTGACGATCGCACTGCCCTAAATGGTGAGCATCCTTTTGATCAACCCCAATATCAAGGCGCGAATATCTTAATTGTTAACCGCAATTTTGGCTGTGGTTCATCACGGGAACACGCACCCCAAGCTATATCCAAATGGGGTATTCAAGCCCTCATCGGTGAAAGCTTTGCGGAAATTTTCTTTGGTAATTGTGTGGCAATTGGTATACCTTGTTTGACAGTTGATGAGGTGACAGTTAAACAACTACAAGAATTAGTAGCAGCTAATCCCCAAGCTAGTGTCACAGTGAATTTAGAAACTTTGCAGGTACAAGTTGGCGACTTTACCGCCCCAGTTACCCTTGATGAAGGTACTAGAAGCACCTTTGTTTCTGGTGCTTGGGATGCGTGCGGTCAGTTAGTGGCAAATACTGAGCAAATTCGGGCGACGGCTGCTAAGTTACCCTATGTGGGTTGGGGTAGGTTGGCTGCGAGTTAA
- a CDS encoding CopG family transcriptional regulator has product MAITLELTPEIEARLIAQAAAKGMTAEAFVQAAIENLLTTEPHLYRVGTALVIQSTPIGNLETFFDQIRQERLSSLIADY; this is encoded by the coding sequence ATGGCAATTACCCTTGAATTAACTCCAGAAATAGAAGCTCGTTTGATAGCTCAAGCCGCCGCGAAAGGTATGACGGCTGAAGCTTTTGTGCAAGCCGCAATCGAAAATTTACTAACTACTGAACCCCATTTATATCGAGTTGGAACGGCCTTAGTTATTCAATCTACCCCAATTGGGAATCTGGAAACCTTTTTTGACCAAATACGGCAAGAAAGACTCAGTAGCCTAATTGCAGATTATTAA
- a CDS encoding helix-turn-helix domain-containing protein codes for MTRTFDPESYGKLLAEYQPRTINTEKENEQAIKLALTLEHRPNLTPEEETLLALLVTLIEKFEETHYPIPQGTSHSMLRHLIDARDMTPEALAEVIGSVEVVREIVNGDRPINPAEAQLLADYFHVDASLFT; via the coding sequence ATGACGCGTACTTTTGATCCTGAATCTTACGGTAAATTGCTAGCTGAGTATCAACCAAGAACAATTAATACGGAAAAAGAAAATGAACAAGCTATCAAACTGGCTTTAACTTTAGAACATCGTCCCAATCTTACACCAGAAGAGGAGACGCTGTTGGCACTGTTGGTAACATTAATTGAAAAGTTTGAAGAAACTCATTACCCAATCCCTCAAGGTACTTCCCATTCGATGCTAAGGCATTTGATAGATGCACGCGATATGACTCCAGAAGCCTTAGCTGAGGTAATTGGATCAGTGGAAGTTGTCAGGGAAATTGTTAATGGCGATCGCCCGATCAATCCAGCAGAAGCACAATTGCTAGCAGATTATTTTCATGTAGATGCAAGCTTATTTACTTGA
- a CDS encoding NAD(P)-binding protein → MIDSKLLVQKVAIIGAGPGGLAAAIALSNLGLDVQV, encoded by the coding sequence ATGATAGATTCAAAATTATTGGTACAAAAAGTTGCAATTATTGGTGCTGGCCCCGGTGGTTTAGCTGCGGCGATCGCGCTCTCAAATCTGGGTTTAGATGTGCAAGTTTAA
- a CDS encoding (2Fe-2S)-binding protein, with translation MDKKIISPTSHNFANEDIKIFPSEEVEMVLCVNNQSYLVNLEPCMTLLDALREKLGLIGTKKVCDRGECGACTVLINGRRINSCMTLAIMHTDSEITTIEGLAKDGELHPIQTAFINHDAFQCGYCTSGQIVSVLGMIAEIIPQSEAEIREKMSGNLCRCGAYPNIIAAIQEVLEGIEDAAI, from the coding sequence ATGGACAAAAAAATTATATCTCCAACAAGTCATAATTTTGCTAATGAAGACATAAAAATATTTCCCTCAGAAGAAGTAGAAATGGTTTTATGTGTAAATAATCAGTCTTATTTGGTAAATCTAGAACCTTGTATGACGTTACTAGACGCGCTGCGAGAGAAGCTGGGTTTGATAGGGACTAAAAAAGTGTGCGATCGCGGTGAATGTGGTGCTTGTACTGTATTGATAAATGGGCGAAGAATTAACTCTTGTATGACTTTAGCAATCATGCACACAGACAGCGAAATTACTACCATAGAGGGATTAGCAAAAGATGGTGAACTCCACCCAATACAGACAGCTTTTATTAACCATGATGCCTTTCAATGTGGATACTGTACTTCTGGTCAAATAGTATCTGTCTTAGGGATGATTGCTGAAATAATACCCCAATCAGAAGCAGAAATTCGTGAAAAAATGAGTGGTAATCTTTGCCGATGTGGTGCTTATCCCAATATTATTGCAGCTATTCAAGAGGTACTAGAGGGAATAGAAGATGCAGCCATTTAG
- a CDS encoding FAD binding domain-containing protein, with protein sequence MQPFSYAKVTTKEEAILTLTQNQTAAFIAGGTDLLGLMKDRVQSANILIDINSLPLANIEVSAAGVRIGAICRLTDVAFHPYIQKHYSVITQAINQSASPQLRNMATVGGNLLQKVRCSYFRDPTFPCNKHTPGIGCSAINGYNRMHAIFGTSEHCIAVHPSDLAVALTALDAVICIQGAEQERRISIHDFYLLPGDTPHQETLLQPGELIVAVEIPNDNFSTKSHYLKVRDRAAYEFSLTSVAIALDREEDTIKTAKIAFGGVGTKPWRGWEVEEFLQGKPLNQDTLTTAAELAVKEAKPQQHNEFKIELVKRVLIRALSE encoded by the coding sequence ATGCAGCCATTTAGCTATGCCAAAGTAACAACAAAAGAAGAAGCAATCTTGACCTTAACACAAAACCAAACTGCGGCATTTATCGCAGGTGGTACAGATTTATTAGGCTTAATGAAAGATAGGGTGCAGTCAGCCAATATATTAATTGATATTAACAGTTTACCTTTAGCTAATATTGAAGTCTCCGCCGCAGGAGTTCGCATTGGTGCAATTTGTCGGCTAACTGATGTCGCCTTTCATCCTTATATTCAGAAACACTATTCAGTTATTACCCAAGCCATAAATCAAAGTGCGTCACCACAACTTAGAAACATGGCGACAGTTGGCGGTAATTTATTGCAAAAAGTACGCTGTTCTTATTTTCGTGATCCAACTTTCCCCTGTAATAAACATACCCCAGGTATAGGTTGTTCTGCAATTAACGGTTACAACCGGATGCACGCTATTTTCGGCACTAGTGAACATTGTATTGCCGTACATCCCTCAGATTTAGCAGTAGCTTTAACGGCATTAGATGCAGTAATTTGTATTCAAGGTGCAGAACAAGAACGCCGAATTTCTATTCATGATTTTTATCTATTACCTGGAGATACACCACATCAAGAAACACTGTTACAGCCTGGAGAATTAATTGTGGCTGTGGAAATACCAAATGATAATTTTAGTACAAAATCACATTATTTAAAAGTCAGAGATAGAGCAGCTTATGAATTTTCTTTAACATCTGTAGCCATTGCTTTAGATAGAGAAGAAGACACAATTAAAACTGCCAAAATTGCCTTCGGTGGAGTAGGAACTAAACCTTGGCGTGGGTGGGAAGTTGAGGAATTTCTACAAGGGAAACCACTAAATCAAGATACATTAACAACTGCGGCAGAATTAGCAGTTAAAGAAGCCAAACCACAGCAACATAACGAATTCAAAATTGAGTTAGTAAAACGTGTTTTAATACGCGCACTTAGTGAATAA
- a CDS encoding xanthine dehydrogenase family protein molybdopterin-binding subunit, giving the protein MNNIIGQPLNRVDGRLKVTGEAQYTADIPIEKLTYGVIFQSAIAKGKVLTIDTTQTLAVPGVIDIITYHQTPNLINIPFIPTPTPPEKDDNIHYHGQPLGIVVAETLEQAEYGASLVKITYEEEPPTVTMAQALPEVFEPESIFFGIMPGKITRGDIELGKPQADIFIEQVYSTPMEHHNPLETSASIAIWEGDNLTIYETTQGISGTQKRLAGVLKLPLENVRVISKYLGGGFGCKALLRSHTILAAIASRQVQRPVKVVLTRSQMYTNCGYRSQTHQELTLGATKQGQLTLIKHIGTSLTSIFDDFVEPVGAATTMIYACPNLQVKYRLARINAGTPTFMRAPGEAPGMFALESAMDELAYALNIDPIEIRLRNHADIDPQTGLPWSSKSLKQCYQKGAELFGWSKRHPTPRSMQDGNFLIGWGMASATFPTHSMSATVKVEIFATGEVSVQTGTQDIGTGTYTVMTQVAAEALGLSSQPVQFSLGDSNLPTAPITGNSITVASVSPAVHQAATAAREKLIQMAIADSNSQLYGCQITDISVESGQIFLKPEPSRRDSYTEILQRHGLESLVVTEATSPNPESKQYSKYSFGAVFVEVAVDELLGEVKIRRCVGVYSAGRILNTKTARSQVIGGITWGIGMALMEKTVMDMNSGKIIGANLSDYLIPVHADIPNMEVQFIEEHDPHVNSLGTKSLGELPIVGVAAAIANAVYHATGKRIRDLPITPDKLL; this is encoded by the coding sequence ATGAATAACATTATCGGTCAACCCCTCAATCGCGTCGATGGTAGATTAAAGGTGACAGGAGAAGCTCAATATACAGCCGATATTCCTATAGAAAAATTAACCTATGGAGTAATATTTCAAAGTGCGATCGCTAAAGGTAAAGTCCTCACCATAGACACAACCCAAACCTTAGCCGTCCCTGGTGTAATAGATATTATCACCTATCATCAAACCCCCAACTTAATCAATATCCCCTTTATTCCCACCCCCACCCCACCAGAGAAAGATGATAATATTCACTATCATGGGCAACCCTTGGGCATTGTAGTTGCCGAAACCTTAGAACAGGCTGAATATGGTGCATCTCTAGTAAAAATCACCTACGAGGAAGAACCGCCGACAGTCACAATGGCGCAAGCACTACCAGAAGTATTTGAGCCAGAATCTATCTTTTTTGGCATTATGCCTGGAAAAATCACCAGAGGCGATATTGAATTAGGTAAACCCCAGGCAGATATTTTCATTGAACAGGTGTACAGCACCCCAATGGAACATCATAATCCCCTAGAAACTTCTGCTAGCATCGCCATTTGGGAAGGTGATAATCTAACAATATATGAAACTACGCAAGGTATTTCCGGTACACAGAAACGCCTTGCAGGGGTGCTAAAACTACCGCTAGAAAATGTCCGTGTCATCTCCAAATATTTAGGCGGGGGATTTGGTTGTAAAGCTTTGCTACGTTCCCATACTATTCTAGCCGCGATCGCATCTCGTCAAGTCCAGCGTCCGGTGAAAGTTGTGCTGACGCGATCGCAAATGTATACTAACTGCGGGTATAGATCCCAAACTCACCAAGAACTCACCCTAGGCGCAACCAAACAAGGACAGCTAACCCTCATCAAACACATCGGGACATCCTTAACTTCCATATTTGATGACTTTGTAGAACCTGTAGGCGCAGCCACTACAATGATTTACGCCTGTCCTAATTTGCAAGTAAAATACCGTTTAGCGCGAATAAATGCAGGTACACCCACCTTTATGCGTGCGCCAGGGGAAGCACCGGGGATGTTTGCCTTAGAATCGGCAATGGATGAACTAGCCTATGCCTTAAATATTGACCCCATCGAAATTAGACTGCGAAATCATGCAGATATCGACCCCCAAACAGGCTTACCTTGGTCAAGTAAATCACTCAAACAATGCTACCAAAAAGGGGCAGAACTTTTCGGCTGGTCAAAACGTCACCCTACACCCCGTTCTATGCAGGATGGTAACTTCCTGATAGGTTGGGGAATGGCGAGTGCAACATTTCCCACCCATTCCATGTCTGCAACTGTCAAAGTAGAAATTTTTGCTACAGGGGAAGTCAGCGTCCAAACGGGAACTCAAGACATTGGTACGGGAACTTATACAGTTATGACTCAAGTCGCGGCTGAGGCGTTAGGCTTATCTAGTCAACCAGTGCAGTTTAGCTTAGGTGATAGCAATCTTCCCACAGCACCCATTACAGGTAACTCCATCACCGTGGCTAGTGTATCCCCTGCTGTGCATCAAGCCGCTACTGCTGCACGAGAAAAGCTGATACAAATGGCAATAGCAGACTCAAACTCACAACTTTATGGGTGTCAAATAACAGATATCAGCGTTGAGTCAGGACAAATCTTTTTAAAACCAGAACCATCCAGGCGAGATAGCTACACGGAGATTTTGCAGCGTCATGGGTTAGAAAGTTTAGTAGTGACTGAAGCTACATCTCCCAATCCAGAAAGTAAACAATATTCCAAATATTCCTTTGGTGCGGTATTTGTAGAAGTAGCCGTTGATGAGTTATTAGGTGAAGTCAAAATTAGACGGTGCGTAGGCGTATACAGTGCAGGACGCATTCTCAACACCAAGACAGCACGCAGTCAGGTAATTGGCGGTATTACTTGGGGGATTGGGATGGCATTGATGGAAAAAACCGTTATGGATATGAATAGCGGTAAAATAATTGGTGCAAACCTTTCCGATTACTTAATTCCCGTTCATGCAGATATTCCCAACATGGAAGTGCAATTTATTGAAGAACACGATCCTCATGTCAACTCACTGGGAACTAAAAGCTTGGGTGAATTACCAATTGTCGGCGTAGCAGCTGCGATCGCTAATGCAGTTTATCACGCCACAGGTAAACGCATCCGTGACCTGCCCATCACACCAGACAAACTATTGTAA
- a CDS encoding FTR1 family iron permease, translating to MDWSAALPTFFITLREGVEAALVVGIVFACLQQAEQQKLHRWVYLGIFTAAIASFVVGLLLNLGIQGLQTSENIYAPVFKQLFEMGLGVIAIAMLSWMLIWMTKQARFLKAEIEGSVKSALGQDSKAAWGIFSLIFIAVFREGLETAVFIVAKFQEGWTPVLGAIAGLGMAVVIGMLLFKWSIRINLRQFFQAMGVLLLLIVSGLVISALRHLDAAAIAFNHINPSISNTCGLENTSCLLGPLMWDLSGILPDRQFPGILFKTLFGYTQKLYLVQAIAYLLFWLTVGSLYFRSLSQPTQLKTVTNP from the coding sequence ATGGATTGGAGTGCTGCATTACCAACTTTCTTTATCACCCTCAGAGAAGGTGTAGAAGCTGCTTTAGTTGTCGGTATTGTCTTCGCCTGTTTACAACAAGCTGAACAACAAAAATTGCATCGTTGGGTATATTTAGGAATTTTTACCGCCGCTATAGCTAGTTTTGTGGTTGGTTTATTACTAAATTTAGGTATCCAAGGATTACAGACATCTGAGAATATATATGCACCTGTTTTCAAACAATTATTTGAAATGGGACTGGGTGTAATTGCGATCGCTATGCTCAGTTGGATGCTCATCTGGATGACTAAACAAGCAAGGTTTCTCAAAGCAGAAATCGAAGGCTCTGTTAAAAGTGCATTAGGTCAAGATAGCAAAGCAGCTTGGGGAATTTTTAGCCTCATTTTTATCGCTGTATTTCGAGAAGGCTTAGAGACGGCTGTGTTTATCGTCGCTAAGTTTCAAGAAGGCTGGACACCTGTACTGGGTGCGATCGCTGGACTAGGTATGGCTGTTGTCATTGGTATGCTGCTATTTAAATGGAGCATCCGCATTAATTTGCGACAATTTTTCCAAGCAATGGGTGTATTGTTACTGCTTATTGTCTCTGGCTTAGTGATTTCAGCTTTGCGACATCTAGATGCAGCTGCGATCGCCTTTAACCACATCAATCCCTCAATATCTAACACTTGCGGACTAGAAAACACCTCTTGTCTTCTCGGCCCCCTCATGTGGGATTTATCAGGAATCTTACCTGATAGACAGTTTCCAGGTATTTTGTTCAAAACCCTATTTGGCTACACCCAAAAACTGTATCTCGTCCAGGCGATCGCCTATCTGCTGTTTTGGCTAACCGTAGGTAGTCTATACTTCCGTAGTCTCAGCCAACCTACACAACTAAAAACCGTCACAAATCCTTGA
- a CDS encoding lysophospholipid acyltransferase family protein, producing the protein MPKFITSVQPPLKFIPHRFNPLILRIFHGLLPIILRFRTRPWLPAGIVGVEAENVEVLAELYAQFQTGKIRLLMAFRHPEVEDPLCVLYMLSRLVPQAARQQGIKLQYPIHSHFLYDRGMTIWAGEWLGWLFSRLGGVAVRRGRRLDKQAIQTARNLFANGKLPIAIAPEGGNNGHSGVVSPLEPGVAQMGFWCVEDLHKANRDETVVIVPISIQYHYIQPPWLKLDQLLSKLEADSGLPVKSIGDGVNQPEIYYQRICRLGEYLITEMEEFYRRFYHQDIPKASVSEASKTPNEVLIDRLHYLLDKALQVSEQYFGVQPQGNFIDRCRRLEEASWNLIYRDDLPDINTLPPFKRGLADWVAQEADLRVQHMRLVESFVAVQANYLQEQPTADRLAETALLMFDMLSRIQSSTLPGRSRLGLRKATLKVGEPISVTQRWEKVQHDRQAAKRAVSGLTQDLQLALEHLIEE; encoded by the coding sequence TTGCCTAAATTTATTACATCTGTCCAACCGCCGCTAAAATTTATCCCTCACCGATTTAATCCGCTTATCCTGCGAATCTTTCACGGGTTGTTGCCGATTATCTTACGGTTTCGGACTCGTCCTTGGCTACCGGCGGGAATTGTCGGAGTGGAAGCGGAAAATGTTGAGGTCTTGGCGGAACTATATGCACAATTCCAAACTGGTAAAATTCGCCTGTTGATGGCATTTCGTCACCCAGAGGTAGAAGACCCCCTGTGTGTACTATATATGTTGTCGCGTCTTGTACCACAAGCAGCACGTCAGCAAGGAATCAAGCTACAATACCCAATTCACAGCCATTTTCTCTATGACCGAGGTATGACTATCTGGGCTGGGGAGTGGTTGGGGTGGTTGTTTTCGCGGTTGGGTGGTGTGGCGGTGCGTCGTGGACGGCGATTGGATAAGCAGGCGATTCAAACGGCGCGGAATTTATTTGCGAATGGGAAATTACCGATCGCCATTGCCCCGGAAGGAGGTAATAATGGTCATAGTGGCGTTGTTAGTCCCTTAGAACCTGGTGTGGCGCAAATGGGGTTCTGGTGTGTGGAAGATTTGCACAAGGCTAACCGGGATGAAACTGTGGTGATTGTGCCGATTTCGATTCAATATCACTATATTCAGCCACCTTGGTTAAAACTAGATCAGTTATTAAGTAAGTTAGAAGCTGATAGTGGTTTACCAGTCAAGTCTATTGGTGATGGCGTAAATCAACCGGAAATTTACTATCAACGGATTTGTCGTTTAGGTGAATATCTGATTACGGAGATGGAAGAGTTTTATCGCCGCTTCTATCATCAAGATATCCCGAAAGCGAGCGTATCTGAAGCCTCGAAGACACCCAATGAGGTGTTAATAGATAGGCTACATTACTTACTAGATAAAGCTTTGCAAGTTTCCGAGCAATATTTTGGCGTGCAACCCCAGGGTAATTTTATTGACCGTTGTCGCCGTTTGGAAGAAGCTAGTTGGAATCTGATTTATCGGGATGATTTACCAGATATAAATACTTTACCACCCTTTAAACGGGGACTCGCTGACTGGGTAGCCCAGGAAGCAGACTTACGGGTACAGCATATGCGCCTGGTAGAAAGTTTTGTAGCTGTTCAAGCTAATTATCTGCAAGAACAGCCAACTGCTGACAGGTTAGCAGAGACAGCTTTACTGATGTTTGATATGTTATCCCGTATTCAATCATCTACATTACCAGGGCGATCGCGTTTAGGTTTACGAAAAGCAACACTAAAAGTAGGTGAACCCATTTCTGTGACTCAACGCTGGGAAAAAGTGCAGCATGACCGTCAAGCAGCTAAACGTGCTGTAAGTGGTTTGACGCAGGATTTGCAGTTGGCGTTAGAACATTTGATTGAGGAATAG
- a CDS encoding Uma2 family endonuclease: protein MTQALRQLVTFDEFVAWYPDNPQRRYELHDGVIIEMPQPTGDHEEEIGFLVEEIVTEYRRLQLPYFIPKTALIKPLDNESAYSPDVVILNRPNLVNEPLWKKTSTVSQAASVPLVIEVVSSNWRDDYVKKASDYEVIGIPEYWIVDYLGLGARRFIGNPKQPTISIYTLVEGEYQVNQFRDQDFLISPTFPELKLTAAQIFQFGQ from the coding sequence ATGACTCAAGCCTTACGCCAGTTAGTGACATTTGATGAATTCGTTGCTTGGTATCCAGACAACCCACAGCGACGTTATGAGTTGCATGATGGAGTAATTATTGAAATGCCGCAACCCACAGGCGACCATGAAGAAGAGATTGGATTCTTGGTTGAAGAAATAGTTACGGAATATAGGCGTTTACAACTACCTTACTTCATTCCCAAAACTGCATTAATTAAACCATTAGACAACGAATCTGCATATTCGCCAGATGTGGTGATATTGAATCGCCCCAACTTAGTTAACGAACCTCTGTGGAAAAAAACATCAACAGTTAGCCAAGCTGCATCAGTTCCGTTAGTTATTGAAGTGGTGAGTAGCAACTGGCGAGATGATTATGTTAAAAAGGCTAGTGATTATGAAGTGATAGGAATTCCAGAATATTGGATTGTTGACTATTTAGGATTGGGTGCGAGGCGATTTATTGGCAACCCTAAACAACCCACTATCTCAATCTACACTTTAGTAGAAGGCGAGTATCAAGTCAATCAATTTAGAGATCAGGACTTTCTCATCTCACCGACGTTCCCAGAACTAAAATTAACCGCCGCACAAATTTTTCAATTTGGTCAATAG
- a CDS encoding type II toxin-antitoxin system HicB family antitoxin, with translation MKTFTAVVEKDMDTGLYVGYVPGFPGAHSQAETLDELQMNLREVIEMLLEDKNPTFTTEFVGTQQIVIS, from the coding sequence ATGAAAACCTTTACTGCGGTTGTTGAGAAAGACATGGACACTGGTTTATATGTGGGCTACGTTCCTGGGTTTCCTGGCGCGCATTCTCAAGCTGAAACTTTAGACGAGTTACAGATGAATCTGCGTGAAGTAATCGAGATGTTACTAGAGGATAAAAATCCAACTTTCACAACTGAATTTGTTGGTACTCAGCAAATTGTCATTTCTTAG
- a CDS encoding type II toxin-antitoxin system HicA family toxin, which produces MSSIPVLKPQEVVRILENLGFVEVRQRGSHKQFRHEDGRATTVPFHKGRDISPRLLKQIASDVELTVEEFLESR; this is translated from the coding sequence ATGAGCAGTATTCCTGTTTTGAAACCTCAAGAGGTTGTTCGCATACTAGAAAATCTCGGTTTTGTAGAAGTTCGTCAAAGAGGTTCACATAAGCAGTTTCGCCATGAAGACGGTCGAGCAACAACTGTTCCATTTCACAAAGGTCGTGATATTTCCCCCAGACTGCTCAAACAGATTGCGAGTGACGTTGAATTGACAGTTGAAGAGTTTTTGGAATCCAGGTAA
- a CDS encoding class I SAM-dependent methyltransferase, protein MNTPQEDARKYAPATQRNREPILELLLQVLPTSGTILEIASGTGEHSIFFAPRLTPRQWLPSDPNPELRASIATWAEHFPSDNLYPPLELDAAQPIWPVEKDQDSHYSPIVAIVNINMIHISPWSACLGLMAGAGRILPPGGILYLYGPYKQDGKHTAPSNAAFDESLRAQNPEWGVRNLEDVVAVASKENLNLQATYQMPANNLSVVFHRSK, encoded by the coding sequence ATGAATACACCACAAGAAGACGCACGGAAATACGCCCCAGCTACACAGCGCAATCGTGAACCCATTCTAGAACTGCTTTTGCAAGTCTTACCCACCAGTGGCACTATCTTGGAAATAGCAAGCGGTACTGGCGAACATTCCATATTTTTTGCCCCCCGCCTCACTCCCCGTCAATGGCTACCTTCTGATCCTAATCCCGAATTACGGGCTAGTATTGCAACTTGGGCAGAACATTTCCCCAGCGATAATCTTTATCCCCCTCTAGAACTGGATGCTGCACAACCAATTTGGCCAGTAGAAAAAGACCAAGACAGTCATTACTCCCCCATAGTTGCCATTGTAAATATTAATATGATTCACATTTCCCCTTGGTCAGCCTGTTTGGGACTAATGGCGGGTGCTGGGCGCATTTTACCCCCAGGCGGTATTCTCTATTTATATGGCCCCTATAAACAAGACGGAAAACATACCGCACCCAGTAACGCGGCGTTTGACGAATCTTTACGCGCTCAAAATCCAGAGTGGGGTGTACGCAACTTAGAGGACGTTGTAGCAGTCGCTAGTAAAGAAAATCTCAACTTACAGGCAACTTACCAAATGCCAGCCAATAATCTGTCAGTAGTATTTCATCGTTCTAAGTAG
- the trhO gene encoding oxygen-dependent tRNA uridine(34) hydroxylase TrhO, translating to MNQENTQIVAAFYKFVSLPDFTEMQAPLLSYCLAQGIKGTILLAKEGINGTIAGSRPAIDSILSHLRSFPRFTDLEHKESTAENPPFEKMKVRLKKEIVTLGVPEVDPNQQVGIYVTPQEWNDLIADPDVTVIDTRNDYEVHIGTFKRAQNPQTDSFREFPEYVSQNLDPNQHKKVAMFCTGGIRCEKASAFMLSQGFTEVYHLKGGILKYLAEIPPEQSLWEGECFVFDERIAVGHGLETGNHQLCFCCGHPLSEKDKASPKYELGMSCSYCFDHLTPEKRVCQQEKWRQYQLQKQRFG from the coding sequence ATGAACCAAGAAAATACCCAAATTGTTGCCGCGTTTTATAAATTCGTGAGTTTACCGGATTTTACCGAGATGCAAGCACCCTTATTGTCTTATTGTTTAGCACAAGGCATTAAGGGAACGATTCTTTTAGCCAAAGAAGGAATCAACGGGACGATCGCAGGTTCGCGTCCAGCAATAGACTCAATTCTTAGCCATCTGCGTTCTTTTCCTCGCTTCACAGACTTAGAACACAAGGAATCTACGGCTGAAAACCCACCTTTTGAAAAGATGAAGGTGCGTTTAAAAAAAGAAATTGTGACTTTGGGTGTACCGGAAGTTGACCCAAATCAACAGGTAGGTATTTACGTCACCCCTCAGGAATGGAATGATTTAATTGCTGACCCAGATGTCACCGTGATTGATACTCGCAACGATTACGAGGTACATATCGGTACTTTTAAAAGGGCGCAAAATCCACAAACCGATTCCTTCCGCGAGTTTCCCGAATATGTCAGTCAAAACCTTGACCCCAATCAACACAAAAAAGTAGCCATGTTCTGCACTGGGGGAATTCGCTGCGAAAAAGCCTCTGCTTTCATGCTTTCCCAAGGCTTTACGGAAGTTTATCACCTCAAAGGCGGCATTCTCAAATATTTAGCAGAAATCCCCCCAGAACAAAGTCTATGGGAAGGGGAATGTTTTGTTTTTGATGAACGCATAGCCGTAGGTCATGGGTTAGAAACAGGGAATCATCAATTATGCTTCTGCTGTGGACATCCTCTATCTGAAAAAGATAAAGCCTCACCCAAATATGAGTTAGGTATGTCCTGTTCCTACTGTTTTGATCATCTCACCCCAGAGAAAAGAGTGTGTCAGCAAGAAAAATGGCGACAGTACCAACTACAAAAGCAACGGTTTGGCTAA